A single region of the Aeromicrobium chenweiae genome encodes:
- a CDS encoding SDR family oxidoreductase, with translation MDLGLTDRTYILTGASGGLGLATAEQLVAEGANVVISSRSQESVDRAVDALGPRAIGVAVDNADATAPAQLIAAADATFGRLDGALISVGGPPAGPILDRTEEEWRSSFESVFLGALRLATSIAEELGEGGSIAFVLSTSAKSPIPGLGISNGLRPGLAMAAKNLADELGPRGIRVNALLPGRLSTDRVRTLDAATGDADAARVANERMIPLRRYGRPDEFGRAAAFLLSPAAGFLTGVMLPVDGGLSRSL, from the coding sequence ATGGATCTGGGCCTCACCGACCGCACGTACATCCTGACCGGCGCCTCGGGCGGGCTGGGCCTGGCCACCGCGGAGCAGCTCGTGGCGGAGGGCGCGAACGTCGTCATCTCGTCGCGCAGCCAGGAGTCCGTCGACCGCGCGGTGGACGCACTCGGACCCCGGGCGATCGGCGTGGCGGTCGACAACGCGGACGCCACGGCGCCGGCCCAGCTGATCGCCGCGGCGGACGCCACCTTCGGGCGGCTCGACGGCGCGCTCATCAGCGTCGGCGGCCCGCCCGCCGGCCCGATCCTGGACCGCACCGAGGAGGAGTGGCGCTCGTCGTTCGAGTCGGTCTTCCTCGGGGCGCTGCGGCTGGCGACGAGCATCGCCGAGGAGCTCGGGGAGGGCGGCTCGATCGCCTTCGTGCTGTCGACCTCGGCGAAGTCGCCGATCCCGGGGCTCGGCATCTCGAACGGGCTGCGTCCCGGGCTGGCCATGGCGGCCAAGAATCTCGCCGACGAGCTGGGCCCGCGCGGGATCCGGGTGAACGCCCTCCTGCCGGGACGGCTCTCGACCGACCGGGTCCGGACACTGGATGCCGCGACCGGCGACGCCGACGCCGCACGCGTCGCCAACGAGCGGATGATCCCGTTGCGGCGCTACGGCCGGCCCGACGAGTTCGGCCGCGCGGCGGCGTTCCTGCTCTCCCCCGCGGCGGGCTTCCTCACCGGCGTCATGCTGCCCGTGGACGGCGGACTGAGCCGCAGCCTCTGA
- a CDS encoding ABC transporter ATP-binding protein, which produces MIEYRTVGKTFADGTEAVGSFSLVLPSRTTTVLVGSSGCGKTTLLRMVNRMVDPTRGQVLIDDVDVATRNRVELRRRIGYVMQEAGLLPHRKVIDNVATVLRLNGVDRKQARERSYAVMETVGLDASLATKYPAQLSGGQQQRVGVARALVTDPNILLMDEPFGAVDPIVREELQAELLRLQRELDKTIVFVTHDVDEAFLLGDQVVILKKGGVVAQVGAPADILARPADDFVRSFVGLDKGHRRLHVEERDGARIVVDGSGKAAGVLDR; this is translated from the coding sequence ATGATCGAGTACCGCACCGTCGGCAAGACCTTCGCCGACGGGACAGAGGCCGTGGGCAGCTTCAGCCTGGTCCTGCCGTCCAGGACGACGACCGTGCTCGTCGGCTCCTCCGGCTGCGGCAAGACGACGCTGCTGCGCATGGTCAACCGGATGGTCGACCCGACCCGCGGACAGGTGCTCATCGACGACGTGGACGTCGCGACCCGCAACCGGGTCGAGCTGCGCCGCCGCATCGGCTACGTCATGCAGGAGGCGGGCCTGCTGCCGCACCGCAAGGTCATCGACAACGTCGCGACCGTCCTGCGGCTCAATGGCGTCGATCGCAAGCAGGCGCGCGAGCGCTCGTACGCCGTCATGGAGACCGTCGGGCTGGACGCCTCGCTGGCCACGAAGTACCCCGCACAGCTGTCCGGCGGCCAGCAGCAGCGCGTCGGCGTGGCCCGCGCCCTCGTGACCGATCCCAACATCCTGCTGATGGACGAGCCGTTCGGCGCTGTCGACCCGATCGTCCGCGAGGAGCTGCAGGCCGAGCTGCTGCGCCTGCAGCGCGAGCTCGACAAGACCATCGTTTTCGTCACCCACGACGTCGACGAGGCGTTCCTGCTGGGCGACCAGGTCGTCATCTTGAAGAAGGGTGGCGTGGTCGCCCAGGTCGGTGCGCCCGCCGACATCCTCGCGCGGCCGGCCGACGACTTCGTCCGCAGCTTCGTGGGGCTCGACAAGGGGCACCGCCGCCTGCACGTCGAGGAGCGCGACGGCGCCCGCATCGTCGTGGACGGCAGCGGCAAGGCTGCCGGAGTGCTCGACCGATGA
- a CDS encoding ABC transporter permease, with protein MSVLSDTIEWLGDSAHWSGDDGVPHRLVQHLGYTSLTVAIAAAIAIPIGLWIGHTGRLRGLAVVSSGALRALPTLGVLTYASLFTGIGIKAAIFTLVLLAIPPLLAGAYSGLESVDRRTVDAARAMGMTELQILTRVEVPLALPIIIGGLRSATLQVVATATVAAYIPGPGGLGRYLIDGLALNDYPQVVAGSIVVIVLALVLDGIFVLLQRLVLRNRPATVRIAA; from the coding sequence ATGAGCGTCCTCTCGGACACGATCGAGTGGTTGGGCGACTCCGCACACTGGTCGGGCGACGACGGGGTGCCGCACCGGCTGGTGCAGCACCTGGGCTACACGTCGCTGACCGTGGCGATCGCCGCCGCCATCGCGATCCCGATCGGCCTGTGGATCGGCCACACCGGGCGCCTGCGGGGCCTCGCCGTGGTCAGCTCGGGGGCGCTGCGGGCACTGCCGACGCTCGGGGTGCTGACCTACGCGTCGCTGTTCACCGGCATCGGCATCAAGGCCGCGATCTTCACGCTCGTGCTGCTGGCGATCCCGCCCCTGCTGGCCGGCGCCTACTCGGGTCTGGAGTCGGTCGACCGCCGCACGGTCGACGCGGCCCGCGCGATGGGGATGACCGAGCTGCAGATCCTGACCAGGGTCGAGGTCCCGCTGGCGCTGCCGATCATCATCGGAGGCCTGCGGTCCGCGACCCTGCAGGTCGTCGCGACGGCGACGGTCGCGGCGTACATCCCGGGCCCCGGCGGCCTGGGCCGCTACCTGATCGACGGCCTCGCCCTCAACGACTACCCCCAGGTCGTGGCCGGCTCGATCGTCGTCATCGTGCTCGCACTCGTCCTCGACGGAATCTTCGTCCTGCTCCAGCGGTTGGTACTCCGTAACCGTCCAGCCACCGTCCGCATCGCCGCTTGA
- a CDS encoding ABC transporter substrate-binding protein: MSITKLAAGLAAASLALALSACGGDPTSDDSAKSAGDTITVGSAAFPENEIIAEIYAQALEAKGVKVKKKLNIGAREVYIPALEKGEIDLLPEYSGNLLAYFDKDATATSPEQVEDALEDALPKTLEVLDAAPAQDKDSLNVTSEYAAKNNLKTIADLKNVGDFKLGANPEFKERKYGIPGLESVYGLTDVEFVPISDGGGPKTLKSLLDDDIQVADIYSTTPSILANKLVTLEDPKNLIAAQNVVPLINEKKATDTVEDVLDEVSKALTTEDLLDLNTKNQGPDKVAPDVLAKQWLTEKGLI; the protein is encoded by the coding sequence ATGTCCATCACCAAGCTCGCAGCGGGCCTAGCGGCCGCTTCGCTCGCCCTCGCCCTGTCCGCCTGCGGCGGCGACCCCACGTCCGACGACTCGGCGAAGTCCGCCGGCGACACCATCACGGTCGGCTCGGCCGCGTTCCCCGAGAACGAGATCATCGCCGAGATCTACGCCCAGGCGCTCGAGGCCAAGGGCGTCAAGGTCAAGAAGAAGCTCAACATCGGTGCCCGCGAGGTCTACATCCCGGCCCTGGAGAAGGGCGAGATCGATCTGCTGCCCGAGTACTCCGGCAACCTGCTGGCCTACTTCGACAAGGATGCGACGGCGACGTCGCCCGAGCAGGTCGAGGACGCGCTCGAGGACGCCCTGCCGAAGACGCTGGAGGTGCTGGACGCGGCACCGGCGCAGGACAAGGACTCGCTCAACGTCACCTCCGAGTACGCGGCGAAGAACAACCTCAAGACCATTGCGGACCTCAAGAACGTGGGCGACTTCAAGCTGGGCGCGAACCCGGAGTTCAAGGAGCGCAAGTACGGCATCCCCGGGCTCGAGTCGGTCTACGGTCTCACCGACGTCGAGTTCGTCCCGATCAGCGACGGCGGAGGTCCCAAGACGCTCAAGTCGCTGCTCGACGACGACATCCAGGTCGCTGACATCTACTCCACGACCCCGTCGATCCTGGCCAACAAGCTGGTGACCCTCGAGGATCCCAAGAACCTGATTGCCGCGCAGAACGTCGTGCCGCTGATCAACGAGAAGAAGGCCACGGACACCGTCGAGGACGTCCTCGACGAGGTCTCGAAGGCACTCACGACCGAGGACCTGCTCGACCTGAACACCAAGAACCAGGGCCCCGACAAGGTGGCCCCGGACGTGCTCGCGAAGCAGTGGCTGACCGAGAAGGGCCTCATCTAG
- a CDS encoding dipeptidase, whose amino-acid sequence MADLTSRVHDVLPSVLDDLESLVRIPSIWAQPEHRDDVRRSATEVERLLREAGFARTQIVEAGGAPAVIAHHPAPPGAPTVLLYAHHDVQPTGDPALWTSPPFEPTRRGDRLHARGAADDKAGLAAHLAAFRAHDGNPPVGVTVFVEGEEESGSPSLVALLEQHRDELTADAIVIADSANWAIGVPALTVTLRGLADCVVTVETLGHAVHSGIWGGVVPDALTTMCRLLATLHDDEGSVAVEGLHHGTAADIEYPEDRFREESSVLPGVGQIGRGSIVQRLWAEPAVSVVGLDATPVATASNTLAPSARAMISMRVAPGGDATAHLDALEAHLLRHAPFGARVTVERGEIGEPFTVDADGPAYDAARSAFRDAWDGTEPVDMGMGGSIPFIAEFARIFPDAAVLVTGVEDPDTRAHGIDEGLHLGEFTRVCVAEALLLERLADRVR is encoded by the coding sequence ATGGCCGATCTCACCTCGCGCGTCCACGACGTCCTCCCCTCGGTGCTCGACGATCTCGAGTCCCTCGTCCGCATCCCGTCCATCTGGGCGCAGCCCGAGCACCGCGACGACGTGCGCCGCTCGGCCACCGAGGTCGAGCGCCTGCTGCGGGAGGCCGGGTTCGCCCGGACCCAGATCGTCGAGGCAGGCGGTGCGCCTGCCGTCATCGCGCACCACCCCGCGCCTCCCGGCGCCCCCACGGTGCTGCTGTACGCGCACCACGACGTCCAGCCGACGGGTGATCCGGCGCTCTGGACGTCCCCGCCGTTTGAGCCGACCCGGCGGGGAGACCGCCTCCACGCCCGCGGAGCCGCGGACGACAAGGCCGGCCTCGCGGCCCATCTCGCCGCGTTCCGCGCGCACGACGGCAATCCGCCGGTCGGCGTCACCGTGTTCGTCGAGGGCGAGGAGGAGTCCGGCTCGCCGAGCCTCGTCGCCCTGCTCGAGCAGCACCGCGACGAGCTGACCGCGGACGCGATCGTCATCGCGGACTCGGCCAACTGGGCCATCGGCGTCCCGGCGCTGACCGTCACGCTGCGCGGCCTGGCCGACTGCGTCGTCACCGTCGAGACCCTCGGGCACGCCGTGCACTCGGGCATCTGGGGCGGAGTGGTCCCGGACGCGCTCACGACGATGTGCCGGCTCCTCGCGACGCTGCACGACGACGAGGGTTCCGTCGCGGTCGAGGGGCTGCACCACGGCACCGCTGCGGACATCGAGTACCCCGAGGACCGTTTCCGTGAGGAGTCGTCGGTGCTGCCCGGCGTCGGCCAGATCGGTCGCGGCTCGATCGTCCAGCGGCTCTGGGCCGAGCCCGCGGTGAGCGTCGTGGGCCTGGACGCCACGCCGGTCGCGACGGCGTCCAACACCCTCGCACCGAGCGCACGCGCCATGATCAGCATGCGGGTCGCGCCCGGCGGCGACGCCACGGCGCATCTCGACGCGCTCGAGGCTCACCTGCTGCGTCATGCCCCGTTCGGTGCCCGGGTGACGGTCGAGCGCGGTGAGATCGGTGAGCCGTTCACGGTCGACGCCGACGGCCCGGCCTACGACGCCGCGCGTTCGGCGTTCCGCGACGCGTGGGACGGCACCGAGCCGGTCGACATGGGCATGGGCGGCTCGATCCCGTTCATCGCGGAGTTCGCCCGCATCTTCCCCGACGCGGCCGTCCTGGTCACCGGTGTGGAGGATCCCGACACCCGCGCGCACGGCATCGACGAGGGTCTTCACCTGGGCGAGTTCACGCGCGTGTGCGTCGCCGAGGCGCTGCTTCTGGAGCGCTTGGCGGACAGGGTTCGTTGA
- a CDS encoding TetR/AcrR family transcriptional regulator, which yields MARPNAGTKGVPRLDRETQILSIASEQFGTYGFAGTSVGTVADIAGISKPLIYNYFGSKEGLYEACLARGGALLGDEIERIARGESVGLERGMETLAAMFTLLQPQRHLWRLFFDSTAPTDGPIADSIARYTDRIGALAQEGVTELMALAGNDDELDVSAMTSVWLGMVDSLMNWWVEHPEETADDMMQRCVRLLDALLGAGGR from the coding sequence GTGGCCAGACCCAATGCCGGCACGAAGGGCGTCCCCCGTCTCGATCGGGAGACGCAGATCCTGTCGATCGCGTCCGAGCAGTTCGGCACGTACGGGTTCGCGGGCACGTCCGTCGGCACGGTCGCGGACATCGCCGGGATCTCCAAGCCGCTGATCTACAACTACTTCGGCTCGAAGGAAGGCCTCTACGAGGCGTGCCTCGCCCGCGGCGGTGCCCTGCTGGGTGACGAGATCGAACGGATCGCCCGTGGGGAGTCCGTCGGCCTGGAGCGGGGCATGGAGACCCTGGCTGCGATGTTCACGCTCCTGCAGCCGCAGCGCCACCTCTGGCGGTTGTTCTTCGACAGCACCGCCCCCACCGACGGCCCGATCGCCGACTCGATCGCCCGCTACACCGACCGCATCGGCGCGCTCGCCCAGGAGGGCGTCACCGAGCTCATGGCGCTGGCCGGGAACGACGATGAGCTGGACGTCTCGGCGATGACGTCGGTGTGGCTGGGCATGGTCGACTCCCTGATGAACTGGTGGGTCGAGCACCCCGAGGAGACCGCCGACGACATGATGCAGCGCTGCGTGCGCCTGCTGGACGCGCTCCTGGGCGCCGGCGGCCGCTGA
- a CDS encoding ABC transporter permease yields the protein MRWVRDNTDKIGDLLVSHLWLSVVPIVLGFAIALPIGWFASRHPRLKGVLLTFAGVLYTIPSLAFFLILPSIIGTGFLSPLNVVVALTVYAVAIMVRSATDAFESVSPAVLDAATATGFAPAGRAFLVELPLAGPVLVAGLRVVAVSTVSLVSVGALTGVSNLGSLFTEGYRTDNDAEILTGVVGIVAIALLLDALIVVAGRVLLPWNRGPRSSVRSPVSPMMSFAQHLRGGRA from the coding sequence ATGAGATGGGTCCGCGACAACACCGACAAGATCGGCGACCTGCTGGTCAGCCACCTGTGGCTCAGCGTCGTGCCGATCGTGCTGGGCTTCGCCATCGCGCTTCCGATCGGCTGGTTCGCGAGTCGGCACCCACGCCTCAAGGGAGTCCTGCTGACATTCGCGGGCGTGCTCTACACGATCCCGTCGCTGGCGTTCTTCCTCATCCTCCCGAGCATCATCGGCACCGGCTTCCTGTCCCCGTTGAACGTCGTCGTGGCGCTGACGGTCTACGCGGTCGCGATCATGGTGCGATCGGCCACGGACGCCTTCGAGTCCGTCTCGCCCGCCGTGCTCGACGCGGCCACCGCCACGGGTTTCGCCCCCGCCGGGCGCGCGTTCCTCGTGGAGCTGCCGCTGGCAGGTCCCGTCCTCGTCGCGGGGCTGCGGGTCGTGGCGGTCAGCACCGTGAGCCTGGTCAGCGTCGGTGCCCTGACCGGCGTCAGCAATCTCGGCTCCCTGTTCACCGAGGGCTACCGCACCGACAACGACGCCGAGATCCTGACCGGTGTCGTGGGGATCGTCGCGATCGCCCTGCTGCTCGACGCGCTGATCGTCGTGGCCGGGCGGGTCCTGCTGCCCTGGAACCGGGGCCCGCGCAGCTCCGTGCGCAGCCCGGTCTCGCCGATGATGTCGTTCGCCCAGCACCTGCGAGGTGGACGCGCATGA
- a CDS encoding rhodanese-like domain-containing protein, with amino-acid sequence MSAGFASVDDLLASARAGLTRREPQEAYRRTLTGALVVDIRPAWQREADGEIPGSVIVERNHLEWRLHPTSGASLPLAAVGQEWIVVCTEGYTSSLAASALVSLGLPASDVVGGIHAWRAAGLPVVPGPTPVEHRVRHHP; translated from the coding sequence GTGAGCGCGGGATTCGCCTCCGTCGACGACCTGCTCGCGTCCGCCCGGGCGGGCCTGACCCGGCGGGAACCCCAGGAGGCCTACCGCCGGACGCTGACCGGAGCCCTCGTCGTCGACATCCGTCCGGCCTGGCAGCGCGAGGCGGACGGGGAGATCCCCGGTTCTGTCATCGTCGAGCGCAATCATCTGGAGTGGCGTCTTCATCCGACGTCGGGGGCGAGCCTGCCCCTGGCGGCGGTGGGGCAGGAGTGGATCGTCGTGTGCACCGAGGGCTACACCTCGTCGCTCGCGGCCTCCGCCCTGGTGTCGCTGGGCCTTCCTGCCAGCGACGTCGTCGGCGGCATTCATGCCTGGCGTGCCGCCGGTCTGCCCGTGGTGCCGGGGCCGACCCCGGTCGAGCACCGGGTGCGGCACCACCCCTGA
- a CDS encoding NAD-dependent malic enzyme: MKTTPAPSISYSITIRLEVPSGGSAISDLTTTVERAGGIVTALDVAASGADALRIDLTCAASDTEHSARVVDSLRELKDVDVLKVSDRTFLMHLGGVIETATKHPLRNRDDLSMIYTPGVARICQAIVADKEDARRLTVKRNSVAVVSDGSAVLGLGNIGPHAALPVMEGKAALFKSFADIDAWPLVLDTQDVDQIVETVAAISPGFAGINLEDISAPRCFEIEARLRERLDIPVFHDDQHGTAVVVLAALRNALAVVGKDLDKARIVLVGAGAAGTAVLKVLLHAGAVDVTVCDVQGVVHQGREGMDPSLAWIADHTNAAGRTGTLRDALPGADVFIGVSAPNLLTAEDVEAMATDSIVFALANPDPEIDPAIARRHAAVVATGRSDYPNQINNVLAFPGIFRGLLDAQSHGISMDVLIAAAEAVAGSVAPDELNANYVVPSVFHPEVHQRVAAAVRAAAVAADASQHPEQADHGGQEGQRDPR; encoded by the coding sequence GTGAAGACGACGCCCGCGCCCAGCATCTCGTACTCGATCACGATCAGGCTGGAGGTGCCGTCCGGCGGCTCGGCGATCAGCGATCTGACCACCACCGTGGAGCGTGCCGGCGGGATCGTCACCGCCCTCGACGTGGCGGCCTCGGGCGCCGATGCGCTGCGGATCGACCTGACCTGCGCGGCCTCGGACACCGAGCACTCCGCACGGGTGGTCGACAGCCTGCGTGAGCTCAAGGACGTCGACGTGCTCAAGGTGTCCGACCGGACGTTCCTCATGCACCTGGGCGGCGTGATCGAGACCGCGACGAAGCACCCGCTGCGCAACCGCGACGACCTCTCCATGATCTACACGCCCGGTGTGGCGCGGATCTGCCAGGCGATCGTGGCCGACAAGGAGGACGCCCGCCGGCTGACCGTCAAGCGCAACAGTGTCGCGGTCGTGTCGGACGGCTCCGCGGTGCTCGGCCTCGGCAACATCGGCCCCCACGCGGCGCTGCCGGTCATGGAGGGCAAGGCGGCCCTGTTCAAGAGCTTCGCGGACATCGACGCCTGGCCGCTGGTCCTGGACACGCAGGACGTCGACCAGATCGTCGAGACCGTCGCGGCGATCTCGCCCGGCTTCGCAGGCATCAACCTCGAGGACATCTCGGCACCACGGTGCTTCGAGATCGAGGCCCGGCTGCGTGAGCGCCTCGACATCCCGGTCTTCCACGACGACCAGCACGGCACGGCCGTCGTGGTCCTCGCGGCGCTGCGCAACGCGCTGGCGGTCGTCGGCAAGGACCTGGACAAGGCCCGGATCGTGCTGGTCGGTGCCGGCGCGGCGGGCACCGCGGTCCTGAAGGTGCTGCTGCACGCGGGCGCCGTCGACGTCACCGTGTGCGACGTGCAGGGCGTGGTCCACCAGGGGCGCGAGGGGATGGACCCGTCACTGGCCTGGATCGCCGACCACACGAACGCCGCCGGACGCACGGGCACGCTGCGCGACGCCCTGCCGGGCGCTGACGTGTTCATCGGCGTCAGCGCGCCGAACCTCCTCACGGCCGAGGACGTCGAGGCGATGGCGACGGACTCCATCGTGTTCGCGCTGGCCAACCCCGACCCGGAGATCGACCCCGCGATCGCCCGCCGGCACGCGGCCGTCGTCGCCACCGGCCGGTCGGACTACCCGAACCAGATCAACAACGTGCTGGCGTTCCCCGGGATCTTCCGGGGCCTGCTCGACGCGCAGTCGCACGGCATCAGCATGGACGTGCTCATCGCCGCGGCCGAGGCCGTCGCCGGCTCGGTGGCGCCCGACGAGCTCAACGCGAACTACGTCGTCCCGAGCGTGTTCCACCCGGAGGTGCACCAGCGGGTCGCCGCAGCGGTGCGGGCCGCCGCAGTGGCCGCGGACGCGTCACAGCACCCAGAACAGGCCGACCACGGTGGGCAGGAAGGCCAGCGGGATCCACGGTGA
- a CDS encoding malonic semialdehyde reductase translates to MTSFPTSTFALPDESLDLLFREARSANTFSDEPVKLDQVREVFELVKYGPTMMNIQPMRLLLVEQGAGRDRLLPLMAEGNRAKTASAPVVAVVAADVDFHTSMAQHFPHNPTAGDMFAGDAASRADIARYNTALQTGYFIVGVRAAGLTAGPMGGFDAAGIDAEFFPGTSWRTQLVINIGHPGENAWLDRLPRISADDAVLTA, encoded by the coding sequence ATGACTTCTTTCCCCACCTCCACGTTCGCCCTTCCCGACGAGAGCCTCGACCTGCTGTTCCGCGAGGCCCGCTCGGCGAACACCTTCAGCGACGAGCCCGTCAAGCTCGACCAGGTCCGCGAGGTCTTCGAGCTCGTCAAGTACGGCCCGACGATGATGAACATTCAGCCGATGCGCCTGCTGCTGGTGGAGCAGGGCGCCGGCCGTGACCGCCTCCTGCCGCTGATGGCCGAGGGCAACCGTGCCAAGACCGCGAGCGCTCCTGTCGTGGCGGTCGTCGCCGCCGACGTCGACTTCCACACCTCGATGGCGCAGCACTTCCCGCACAACCCCACCGCTGGTGACATGTTCGCCGGCGACGCGGCGAGCCGCGCCGACATCGCGCGCTACAACACCGCCCTGCAGACCGGGTACTTCATCGTGGGCGTCCGCGCCGCAGGACTGACCGCCGGCCCGATGGGCGGGTTCGACGCCGCGGGCATCGACGCCGAGTTCTTCCCCGGCACGTCGTGGCGCACCCAGCTCGTCATCAACATCGGGCACCCGGGTGAGAACGCGTGGTTGGACCGCCTGCCGCGCATCTCGGCGGACGACGCGGTCCTCACCGCCTGA
- a CDS encoding MarR family winged helix-turn-helix transcriptional regulator has protein sequence MPTRDPLALEEQVCFALAVASREVVASYRSVLEPLGLTHPQYLVMLALWQHDEISVKGLSELLHLDPGTLSPLLKRLESAGLVSRARSASDERTLAIRVTDEGRTLRQRALDVPTTMLERLGMSTDDLATTNAVLHRIIDAAHESVTA, from the coding sequence GTGCCGACCCGTGACCCGCTCGCCCTCGAGGAACAGGTGTGCTTCGCGCTCGCCGTGGCGTCCCGCGAGGTCGTCGCCTCCTACCGCAGCGTCCTCGAGCCGCTGGGCCTGACCCACCCGCAGTACCTCGTGATGCTCGCCCTGTGGCAGCACGACGAGATCTCCGTGAAGGGCCTCAGCGAGCTCCTGCACCTCGACCCGGGCACCTTGTCGCCCTTGCTCAAGCGTCTCGAGTCCGCCGGACTCGTGAGCCGGGCCCGGTCCGCGTCCGACGAGCGGACGCTGGCGATCCGGGTCACCGACGAGGGACGCACACTCCGGCAGCGAGCCCTCGACGTCCCGACGACGATGCTGGAGCGCCTGGGCATGTCCACGGACGACCTCGCCACGACCAACGCCGTCCTCCACCGCATCATCGATGCCGCCCACGAGAGCGTGACCGCATGA